The following coding sequences lie in one Microvirga sp. 17 mud 1-3 genomic window:
- a CDS encoding branched-chain amino acid ABC transporter permease: protein MDILYKVLVEPFVFMGEAPDLLVQTLWEGLVSGVLYALIALGFVLIFKASGVFNFAQGIMVVFAALTLIGFYELGVPALLALLLTAGVMLLLAMAVERVVLRPLVNQPDIILFMATFGLTYLLIGLGELIFGGSPKEMITDALYLPQGVTELTIMGGPVRFQHLDIAAAIIASLIIAGLAVFFSKTRIGRALRAVADSHKAALSVGISLNQIWVIVWFAAGIVALVAGIMWGARSGVSFSLQIIALKALPVLILGGFTSIPGAIIGGLVVGIGEKVGEFYWGPLVGGGIDTWLAYVIALLFLLYRPQGMFGERIIERI, encoded by the coding sequence ATGGACATTCTCTACAAGGTCCTGGTCGAACCCTTCGTCTTCATGGGCGAGGCCCCGGACCTCCTGGTGCAGACCCTCTGGGAGGGTCTCGTATCCGGCGTGCTCTATGCCCTGATCGCCCTGGGCTTCGTCCTGATCTTCAAGGCCTCCGGCGTGTTCAACTTCGCGCAGGGCATCATGGTCGTCTTTGCGGCCCTGACCCTGATCGGCTTCTATGAGCTAGGCGTGCCCGCTTTGCTCGCCCTGCTCCTGACGGCAGGCGTCATGCTGCTTCTCGCGATGGCGGTCGAGCGGGTAGTGCTGCGCCCCCTCGTCAACCAGCCGGACATCATCCTCTTCATGGCAACCTTCGGCCTGACCTATCTTTTGATCGGTCTGGGTGAGCTGATCTTCGGCGGATCGCCGAAGGAGATGATCACGGATGCGCTCTATCTGCCTCAGGGCGTGACGGAACTGACCATCATGGGCGGCCCGGTCCGATTCCAACATCTCGATATCGCGGCAGCGATCATCGCCTCCCTCATCATCGCGGGCCTTGCGGTCTTCTTCTCGAAGACCCGGATCGGCCGCGCCCTGCGGGCCGTGGCGGACAGTCATAAGGCGGCACTCTCGGTCGGAATTTCGCTCAACCAGATCTGGGTCATCGTTTGGTTTGCGGCCGGCATCGTGGCTCTCGTGGCCGGCATCATGTGGGGCGCCCGCTCGGGCGTTTCGTTCTCACTCCAGATCATCGCCCTGAAGGCCCTGCCGGTGCTGATCCTCGGCGGCTTCACGTCGATCCCAGGGGCCATCATCGGAGGGCTCGTCGTCGGCATCGGCGAGAAGGTCGGGGAGTTCTACTGGGGCCCCCTCGTCGGCGGCGGGATCGATACCTGGCTCGCCTATGTCATCGCGCTCCTTTTCCTCCTCTACAGGCCCCAGGGCATGTTCGGGGAGCGCATCATCGAACGCATCTGA
- a CDS encoding branched-chain amino acid ABC transporter permease, with product MLYREAGQFKTTYSSDMAVFRLREDRIGIAVIVAVAYALAFVGSDFLLQAVLIPFLVFSLAAIGLNILTGYAGQLSLGTGAFMGVGAYACYKLMTAFPDVNVIVWILVSGFFSAAVGALFGLPSLRIKGFYLAVATLAAQFFLQWCFIRVPWLVNYNVSGALDAPLRTLFGVPVVGATATSQTRYLVVLTLVIVLTWLASNLVRGRIGRMWIAVRDMDLAAELMGIRLLQTKLLAFAVSSYYCGVAGALMVFLWYGGAEYDVFNINQSFFILFMVIIGGLGSLIGSFFGAALIFIMPIVLGIVLPAILSPFGLSVGAETIEHLRFMIVGALIIFFLIVEPHGLARLWQIGKQKLLVWPFPY from the coding sequence GTGCTCTATCGTGAAGCCGGACAGTTCAAGACCACCTATTCGTCCGACATGGCGGTCTTCCGCCTGCGCGAGGACAGGATCGGCATCGCCGTCATCGTGGCGGTCGCCTATGCGCTCGCCTTCGTGGGAAGCGACTTCCTGTTGCAGGCCGTCCTGATCCCCTTCCTGGTCTTCTCGCTGGCCGCCATCGGCCTCAACATTCTCACGGGCTATGCCGGGCAGCTCTCCCTCGGGACGGGCGCTTTCATGGGGGTAGGGGCCTATGCCTGCTACAAGCTCATGACGGCTTTCCCGGACGTGAACGTCATCGTTTGGATTCTGGTGTCAGGCTTCTTCTCTGCCGCCGTGGGGGCGCTCTTCGGGCTGCCATCCTTACGCATCAAGGGCTTCTATCTCGCGGTTGCAACCCTGGCCGCCCAGTTCTTTCTGCAATGGTGCTTCATCCGGGTGCCATGGCTCGTCAACTACAACGTCTCCGGCGCCCTCGACGCTCCCTTGCGGACACTGTTCGGGGTCCCGGTCGTTGGAGCGACGGCGACGTCGCAGACGCGCTATCTCGTGGTCCTGACCCTCGTCATCGTCCTCACCTGGCTCGCCTCGAACCTCGTTCGCGGCCGGATCGGCCGCATGTGGATCGCCGTGCGCGACATGGACCTCGCCGCCGAACTCATGGGCATCCGCCTGCTCCAGACGAAGCTGCTCGCCTTTGCGGTCTCGTCCTATTATTGCGGCGTCGCCGGAGCCCTGATGGTGTTCCTCTGGTACGGCGGCGCGGAGTACGACGTTTTTAACATCAACCAGTCCTTCTTCATCCTCTTCATGGTGATCATCGGCGGCCTCGGAAGCCTGATCGGGTCTTTCTTCGGCGCAGCACTGATCTTCATCATGCCGATCGTCCTCGGCATCGTACTGCCGGCAATTCTGTCGCCCTTCGGCCTATCCGTCGGGGCCGAGACCATCGAGCATCTGCGCTTCATGATCGTGGGCGCACTCATCATCTTTTTCCTGATCGTCGAACCGCACGGACTCGCGCGGCTTTGGCAGATCGGCAAACAGAAGCTCCTGGTCTGGCCATTCCCCTATTGA
- a CDS encoding ABC transporter substrate-binding protein has translation MSFRRVSLGLAAALLMGGAAAPAAAQDSIYVPLFTYRTGPFAGSGTFIADGMHDYLEMLNQRDGGIGGVKLVIEECETGYDTKKGVECYEAVKGKNPVIVNPWSTGITLPLIPRAAVDKIPILSMAYGLSASARGDIFPWVFNPPTTYWDGMSMIIKYIGEKEGGLDKLKGKKIGFLHLDASFGKEPIPLLEELSKELGFEVKLYPVAAQDMQNQSSQWLSVRRDRPDYMIMWGWGSMNGGAIKEAVRSGYPMDKFLSVWWPGEDDARSGGAGAKGFKMLNWHGVGTSYPALQDILKNVVDKGLSKASKEKVGELLYNRGVYNSLLIAEAIANAQRLTGKKAVTGEDVRRGMETIKLDPARLKALGLEGFTDQITLSCDDHNGHRPAFMQEWDGTKWVKISDPIEPMSDRVKAQLEAAAKDYAEKNAGWPKRTEACDKAS, from the coding sequence ATGTCGTTTCGCAGAGTGAGTCTAGGACTAGCCGCCGCGTTGCTGATGGGGGGAGCGGCTGCGCCCGCCGCCGCACAGGATTCCATCTATGTCCCCCTGTTCACCTACCGGACCGGGCCCTTTGCCGGATCCGGAACATTTATTGCGGACGGGATGCACGATTATCTGGAGATGCTGAACCAGCGGGACGGCGGCATCGGCGGCGTGAAGTTAGTGATCGAGGAATGCGAGACCGGATACGACACCAAGAAGGGTGTCGAGTGCTATGAGGCCGTGAAGGGCAAGAACCCGGTCATCGTCAATCCCTGGTCGACCGGCATCACGCTGCCCCTGATCCCGCGCGCGGCGGTCGATAAGATCCCGATCCTATCCATGGCCTATGGACTCTCGGCTTCTGCCCGTGGCGACATCTTCCCCTGGGTCTTCAATCCGCCGACCACGTACTGGGACGGCATGTCAATGATCATCAAGTATATCGGCGAGAAGGAGGGCGGGCTCGACAAGCTGAAAGGCAAGAAGATCGGCTTCCTCCATCTCGATGCCAGCTTCGGCAAGGAGCCGATTCCGCTCCTCGAGGAACTCTCGAAGGAGCTCGGCTTCGAGGTCAAGCTCTATCCGGTGGCCGCCCAGGACATGCAGAACCAGTCGTCCCAGTGGCTGAGCGTGCGCCGTGACCGGCCCGATTACATGATCATGTGGGGCTGGGGTTCCATGAATGGCGGCGCGATCAAGGAGGCCGTGCGCTCCGGCTACCCGATGGACAAGTTCCTGTCCGTCTGGTGGCCGGGAGAGGATGACGCCAGAAGCGGCGGCGCGGGCGCGAAGGGCTTCAAGATGCTCAACTGGCATGGTGTCGGAACGAGCTACCCGGCCCTTCAGGACATTCTCAAGAACGTCGTAGATAAGGGATTGTCGAAAGCCTCGAAGGAGAAGGTTGGCGAGCTTCTCTACAACCGCGGCGTCTATAATTCCCTCCTGATCGCCGAGGCCATCGCCAATGCCCAGAGGCTGACGGGCAAGAAGGCTGTGACCGGAGAGGACGTGCGCCGGGGCATGGAGACCATCAAGCTCGATCCGGCCCGTCTCAAGGCGCTCGGCCTGGAGGGTTTCACGGACCAGATCACCCTGTCCTGTGATGATCATAACGGCCACCGCCCCGCCTTCATGCAGGAATGGGACGGAACCAAATGGGTGAAGATCTCCGATCCCATCGAGCCCATGAGCGATCGCGTGAAGGCGCAGCTCGAGGCTGCCGCGAAGGACTATGCCGAGAAGAATGCGGGCTGGCCCAAGCGGACGGAGGCTTGCGACAAGGCGAGCTGA
- a CDS encoding ABC transporter ATP-binding protein — MERTTHTLEADRKPHEDLVLSVNNIEVIYDHVILVLKGVSLSVSRGGIVALLGANGAGKTTTLKAISNLLHAERGEVTKGSIMFDGERVDRLSPNELVRRGCIQVLEGRHCFGHLTIEENLLTGAFTRRDGQAAIRRDLEAIYDYFPRLKQRRGSMAGYTSGGEQQMCAIGRAMMSRPKMILLDEPSMGLAPQIVEEIFEIVRKLNETEGVSFLLAEQNTNMALKYATYGYILETGRVVMDGPASMLRENEDVKEFYLGVSEGDRKSFLEVKSYKRRKRWLA, encoded by the coding sequence GTGGAACGAACGACGCACACCCTGGAGGCGGATCGCAAGCCGCATGAGGATCTTGTCCTGTCCGTCAACAATATCGAGGTCATCTACGATCATGTGATCCTGGTTCTGAAGGGCGTCTCGCTCTCAGTCTCTCGCGGCGGCATCGTGGCACTCCTCGGGGCCAATGGGGCCGGCAAGACGACCACGCTGAAGGCCATTTCCAACCTTCTCCATGCGGAGCGTGGAGAGGTGACCAAGGGCAGCATCATGTTCGACGGAGAGCGCGTGGATCGTCTCTCCCCAAACGAACTCGTGCGGCGCGGTTGCATCCAGGTTCTGGAGGGGCGGCACTGCTTCGGCCACCTGACCATCGAGGAGAACCTCCTGACGGGCGCCTTCACCCGGAGGGACGGTCAGGCTGCCATCCGGCGCGACCTGGAAGCGATCTACGATTATTTCCCGCGCCTCAAGCAGCGCCGAGGTTCCATGGCGGGCTATACCTCGGGGGGCGAGCAGCAGATGTGTGCCATCGGCCGGGCCATGATGTCCCGGCCCAAGATGATCCTCCTGGACGAGCCTTCGATGGGGCTCGCGCCGCAGATCGTGGAAGAGATCTTCGAGATCGTCCGCAAGCTCAACGAGACGGAAGGCGTGTCTTTCCTCCTCGCGGAGCAGAACACCAATATGGCGCTGAAATACGCCACCTACGGCTATATCCTCGAGACAGGACGCGTCGTAATGGACGGCCCTGCCTCCATGCTCCGCGAGAATGAGGACGTGAAGGAATTCTATCTCGGCGTCTCCGAAGGGGACCGCAAATCGTTCCTCGAAGTGAAGAGCTACAAGCGCCGCAAGCGCTGGCTCGCCTGA
- a CDS encoding phenylacetate--CoA ligase family protein, producing MTEFFDALETRSQAERDADLFARLPSILKKAIQAPAYAARMRGVDPDAISSREALARLPVLRKSELPALQQTSMPFGGFVPGSMEAFGRLFTSPGPIFEPEGVESDVWRAGRGLYAAGFRKGDVVLNTLSYHMTPGGFIMDSGARALGCAVIPAGPGNVELQYEVIGAYRPVAYTGTPDFLKILLDGAAAAGKDLSSIRRALVSGAAFPRSLQEEFAERGIAAYQAYATADLGFIAYETSAREGLVVNENIIVEIVRPGTGDPVPEGEVGEVVVTTLDPHRPWIRLALGDLSAVMSGQSPCGRTNMRIKGWMGRADQATKVKGMFVRPEQIAEIGRKHPEAGRLRLVVTREGEADVMTLKAEAREAALAVALAATLQDLTKMKGRVEIVPPGALPNDGKVIADERTYT from the coding sequence GTGACCGAGTTTTTCGATGCGCTCGAAACGCGCAGCCAAGCCGAACGCGACGCGGACCTGTTTGCCCGTCTGCCAAGCATTTTGAAAAAGGCCATTCAGGCTCCCGCCTACGCGGCGCGCATGCGTGGTGTCGACCCGGACGCAATTTCGAGCCGTGAGGCGCTTGCCCGCCTGCCGGTCCTGCGTAAGTCCGAGCTGCCGGCCTTGCAGCAGACCTCGATGCCATTCGGCGGCTTCGTTCCCGGATCGATGGAGGCGTTCGGACGGCTCTTCACCTCGCCGGGGCCGATTTTCGAGCCGGAAGGCGTCGAGTCCGATGTCTGGCGGGCGGGGCGCGGTCTTTATGCTGCGGGCTTCCGCAAGGGAGACGTGGTCCTCAACACCCTGAGCTATCACATGACGCCCGGTGGCTTCATCATGGATTCGGGCGCGCGTGCCCTGGGCTGTGCCGTGATTCCGGCAGGGCCGGGTAATGTGGAGCTGCAATATGAGGTGATCGGGGCGTACCGGCCTGTCGCCTATACGGGAACACCGGACTTCCTCAAGATCCTCCTGGACGGTGCGGCTGCGGCCGGAAAGGATCTCTCGTCCATCCGGCGCGCGCTGGTCTCCGGCGCGGCCTTTCCCCGCTCCCTCCAGGAGGAGTTCGCCGAGCGCGGGATTGCGGCCTACCAGGCCTATGCAACGGCCGATCTCGGCTTCATCGCGTACGAGACGTCCGCAAGGGAGGGTCTCGTGGTCAACGAGAACATTATCGTCGAGATCGTCCGGCCGGGAACCGGCGATCCGGTTCCCGAGGGAGAGGTTGGCGAAGTCGTCGTGACGACCCTCGATCCGCACCGCCCCTGGATCCGTCTCGCCCTGGGTGACCTGAGTGCTGTTATGTCGGGGCAGAGCCCCTGCGGCCGCACGAACATGCGCATCAAGGGCTGGATGGGGCGCGCCGACCAAGCCACGAAGGTGAAGGGCATGTTCGTGCGGCCCGAGCAAATTGCCGAGATCGGCCGCAAGCATCCGGAAGCTGGCCGCCTGCGTCTCGTGGTGACCCGAGAAGGAGAGGCGGACGTGATGACCCTGAAGGCGGAAGCCCGCGAGGCCGCTCTCGCCGTCGCCCTCGCGGCCACGCTCCAGGACCTGACCAAGATGAAGGGCCGTGTAGAGATCGTGCCGCCCGGAGCCCTGCCGAACGACGGCAAGGTCATCGCGGACGAGCGGACTTACACCTGA
- a CDS encoding gamma-glutamyltransferase family protein has protein sequence MFTTRPEILGTFGIVTSTHWLASAAGMAMLEKNGNAFDACVASGFVLQVVEPHLVGPAGEVPAVFYSAKTKKVEVLCGQGTAPRGATIEHYKREGLSLIPGNGLLATVIPGAFDAWMILLRDHGSLRLREVLEPAIYYAEKGHPLLPRVSDTIKGLKDFFETEWPTSSAVFLPGGNVPEARKLFRNPQLAETWKRILREAEAKGRDREGEIEAAREAFYKGFVAEAIDRFARSHEVMDQSGSRHRGVITADDMASWSASYDAPQTYEYHNYRVNKIRPWGQGPVFLQTLALLKGFDLESMGPTSASFIHTVVEAMKLAFADREAYYGDPNFVKVPMETLLSDAYSDERRKLIGERASLELRPGHVDGYELQVERMMKALRELSTTDRKVMGSEPTLASMRSARRGDTVHIDVVDRHGNMIAAMPSGGWLQSSPVIPELGFMLNSRAQMFWLETGLPASLEPGKRPRTTLTPTLAEKDGEPYMVFGSPGGDQQEQWQLLLFLRHAHHGLNLQEAIDLPMAHTAHFPSSFYPREQKPGHLAAEEGFGPEVLEELRARGHDVDTMPIWTIGRLVAASRDKDGLLHGAATPRLMQAYAVGR, from the coding sequence ATGTTCACGACAAGGCCTGAAATCCTCGGCACATTTGGCATCGTCACGTCGACGCACTGGCTCGCCTCCGCGGCCGGCATGGCGATGCTCGAGAAGAACGGTAACGCCTTCGACGCCTGCGTCGCGTCCGGCTTCGTTCTCCAGGTCGTCGAGCCGCATCTCGTCGGCCCCGCCGGCGAGGTTCCGGCCGTCTTCTATTCCGCGAAGACCAAGAAGGTCGAGGTGCTGTGCGGTCAGGGAACGGCGCCGAGGGGCGCGACGATCGAGCATTACAAGCGCGAGGGACTGTCGCTCATTCCGGGGAACGGGCTCCTTGCCACGGTTATACCCGGCGCCTTTGACGCGTGGATGATTCTCCTGCGCGATCATGGCAGCCTGCGCCTGCGCGAAGTGCTGGAGCCTGCAATCTACTACGCCGAAAAGGGGCACCCGCTTCTGCCGCGCGTGTCGGATACGATCAAAGGCCTCAAGGATTTCTTCGAGACCGAATGGCCGACTTCGTCTGCCGTCTTCCTGCCGGGCGGAAACGTGCCCGAGGCACGCAAGCTCTTCCGCAACCCACAACTGGCCGAAACCTGGAAGCGCATCCTTCGGGAAGCCGAAGCGAAAGGCCGCGACCGCGAAGGGGAAATCGAGGCGGCTCGGGAAGCCTTCTACAAAGGCTTCGTAGCCGAGGCGATCGACCGTTTCGCCCGCAGCCATGAGGTCATGGATCAGTCGGGCTCCCGGCACCGGGGCGTCATTACGGCGGACGACATGGCCTCCTGGTCCGCAAGCTACGATGCGCCTCAGACCTACGAGTATCACAATTACCGCGTCAACAAGATCCGCCCATGGGGGCAGGGACCGGTCTTCCTCCAGACGCTGGCTCTTCTCAAGGGCTTCGACCTGGAGTCCATGGGGCCGACGAGCGCCTCCTTCATCCACACGGTCGTGGAAGCGATGAAGCTCGCCTTCGCGGATCGGGAAGCCTATTACGGCGACCCGAACTTTGTGAAGGTTCCTATGGAGACGCTCCTCTCCGACGCCTATTCGGACGAGCGGCGCAAGCTGATCGGCGAGCGTGCCTCACTGGAGCTGCGGCCCGGACATGTGGACGGATATGAGCTGCAGGTCGAGCGCATGATGAAGGCTCTGCGCGAACTCTCCACCACGGACCGCAAGGTGATGGGCAGCGAGCCGACTCTTGCGTCCATGCGCTCCGCGCGCCGGGGCGACACGGTGCATATCGACGTGGTCGACCGGCATGGGAACATGATCGCCGCCATGCCGTCCGGCGGATGGCTGCAATCCTCGCCGGTGATCCCTGAGCTGGGCTTCATGCTCAACTCCCGCGCCCAAATGTTCTGGCTGGAGACAGGGCTTCCGGCGAGCCTGGAGCCGGGCAAGCGGCCGCGCACCACCCTCACCCCGACGCTCGCCGAGAAGGACGGTGAACCCTACATGGTGTTCGGCTCTCCGGGCGGCGACCAGCAGGAGCAGTGGCAGCTGCTGCTCTTCCTGCGCCATGCCCATCACGGCCTCAACCTGCAGGAGGCCATCGATCTGCCCATGGCGCACACGGCACATTTCCCCTCCTCCTTCTACCCTCGGGAGCAGAAGCCCGGGCATCTGGCGGCAGAGGAGGGTTTCGGTCCCGAGGTTCTGGAGGAGCTGCGGGCGCGCGGACACGACGTCGATACCATGCCGATCTGGACCATCGGGCGCCTCGTGGCGGCCAGTCGCGACAAGGATGGGCTGCTCCATGGGGCGGCCACTCCGCGCCTGATGCAGGCCTACGCGGTCGGACGGTAA
- a CDS encoding ABC transporter permease, with the protein MTLAITEDLALPKKRNRVLAKFLKNRSALFGAIIVLFFVAVALVAPLVAPFDPVKPSFMTIRKPPSAIFWFGTDELGRDVFSRMVWGARASLSAGVVSVAIAVLLGVPFGLVSGYFGGWIDAVISRSTDAMLAIPFLIFAIALAAFLGPSLTNAMIAIGLSAMPIFIRLTRGQVLSVKAEDYVEGARAIGLPDFWILVRYVLPNVIPPILVQATLTIASAIIAEASLSFLGLGQQPPNPSWGSMLNTAKNFMEQAPWMSFFPGSAIFLIVLGFNLLGDGLRDALDPREN; encoded by the coding sequence ATGACGCTCGCCATCACGGAAGACCTTGCGCTTCCCAAGAAGCGCAACCGCGTTCTGGCCAAGTTCCTGAAGAACCGCAGCGCCTTGTTCGGTGCCATCATCGTGCTTTTCTTCGTGGCGGTCGCCCTCGTGGCGCCGCTTGTGGCGCCGTTCGATCCCGTGAAGCCGAGCTTCATGACGATCCGCAAGCCACCCTCCGCCATCTTCTGGTTCGGCACGGACGAGCTGGGCCGCGACGTGTTTTCGCGCATGGTGTGGGGAGCCAGAGCCTCCCTTTCGGCGGGCGTCGTCTCGGTGGCCATCGCCGTTCTCCTGGGCGTGCCCTTCGGCCTCGTCTCGGGCTATTTCGGCGGATGGATCGATGCCGTAATCTCGCGCTCGACCGACGCGATGCTGGCCATTCCGTTCCTGATCTTCGCCATCGCTCTTGCGGCGTTCCTGGGCCCCAGCCTGACCAACGCCATGATCGCCATCGGCCTCTCGGCTATGCCGATCTTCATCCGGCTCACGCGCGGCCAGGTCCTGTCGGTCAAGGCGGAGGATTACGTCGAGGGGGCCCGCGCCATCGGCCTTCCCGACTTCTGGATCCTTGTCCGCTACGTCCTGCCGAACGTCATTCCGCCGATCCTGGTCCAAGCGACGCTCACGATCGCCAGCGCCATCATCGCGGAAGCGAGCCTCTCGTTCCTCGGCCTCGGGCAGCAGCCGCCGAACCCCTCCTGGGGATCCATGCTCAACACGGCCAAGAACTTCATGGAACAGGCGCCATGGATGTCCTTCTTCCCCGGCTCCGCCATCTTCCTCATCGTGCTCGGCTTCAATCTCCTTGGAGACGGCCTGCGCGATGCCCTGGACCCTCGCGAAAACTAA
- a CDS encoding ABC transporter permease: protein MLRYIAKRILIAIPTILIVSVLVFTLQQLLPGDPVLTLAGEERDPQVLAFLREKYRLDDPIPVQYFAWIGQVLQGNLGISLRTDIPVLTLILGKLPVTIELAIFAMIVAFAIGIPAGILSAVRKGTSVDYAANVVALSGLSIPNFWLGILLIMLVSVRWKLLPASGFVPPSEDLWLNIKTMIMPAFVLGTGLAASLMRHTRSAMLGVLRSDYIRTARAKGLLGRVVIMKHALRNALVPIITLSTLLFGELLAGAVLTEQIFTIPGFGKLIVDAVFNRDYAVVQGVVLCTAVGFILMNLLADVLYVLANPRLRHAR, encoded by the coding sequence ATGCTCCGCTACATCGCCAAGCGCATCCTGATCGCCATCCCGACCATATTGATCGTGTCGGTCCTGGTCTTCACCCTGCAGCAGCTCCTGCCGGGAGACCCCGTGCTGACCCTGGCGGGCGAGGAGCGGGATCCGCAGGTCCTGGCCTTCCTGCGCGAGAAATATCGTCTCGATGACCCGATCCCGGTCCAGTATTTCGCCTGGATCGGCCAGGTTCTTCAGGGGAATCTCGGCATCTCCCTGCGCACGGACATTCCCGTCCTGACGCTGATCTTGGGCAAGCTGCCGGTCACGATCGAGCTTGCGATCTTCGCCATGATCGTGGCCTTCGCCATCGGGATTCCGGCCGGGATCCTCTCTGCCGTCAGAAAAGGGACGTCCGTCGACTATGCCGCCAACGTGGTGGCGCTGTCCGGGCTGTCGATCCCCAATTTCTGGCTCGGCATTCTCCTCATCATGCTGGTCTCGGTGCGCTGGAAGCTTCTGCCCGCCTCGGGCTTTGTCCCGCCGAGCGAAGACCTGTGGCTCAACATCAAGACCATGATCATGCCGGCCTTTGTGCTCGGCACGGGGCTCGCCGCGAGCCTGATGCGGCATACGCGCAGCGCTATGCTGGGCGTGCTGCGCTCCGACTACATCCGCACGGCGCGCGCGAAAGGCCTGCTCGGGCGGGTGGTGATCATGAAGCACGCCCTGCGCAATGCACTCGTGCCCATCATTACCCTTTCAACGCTCCTGTTCGGCGAGCTCCTCGCCGGTGCGGTGCTGACCGAGCAGATCTTTACGATCCCAGGCTTCGGCAAGCTCATCGTGGATGCGGTCTTCAACCGTGACTACGCGGTGGTGCAGGGGGTCGTCCTGTGTACGGCCGTCGGCTTCATCCTCATGAACCTGCTTGCCGACGTCCTCTACGTTCTCGCCAATCCCCGCCTGAGGCACGCCCGATGA
- a CDS encoding ABC transporter substrate-binding protein: protein MTVALAMGTAASAQTLRIGLNEDPDVLDPHRARTFVGRIVFTSLCDKLIDITPELKFVPQLATEWTWTDPKTLTFKLRPGVKFHDGEPLNAAAVKANIDRARTLPDSLRKSELGSVESVEAVDDMTVALKLSRPDATLLSQLSDRAGMMMSPKALASADFGQKPVCSGPFRFVERVQNDRIVLERFKDYWDAKDYNFEKVVFQPIPDTTVRLANLKAGNLDMLERLAPSDVAAVKQDSSLTFAPVSGIGYQGLTINTNNGERSKSPLGQDKRVRQALEYAIDRDVINEVVGQGIFPPAGQPFPEASPYNDKKFAAKKRDVEKAKKLLKEAGVDKVKFDLTFGTSTTTQQIAEIIQAMAAEAGFDISLRPTEFAAMQKEAQAGNFDVNVIGWSGRVDPDGNIHPFVTCKGGLNDGRYCNPEVDRLLNEARAVTDEAKRKELYDAAQTILQDELPIIYNYYQPWPFVLAKKVQGFRPYPDGMIRLKGVKFSS, encoded by the coding sequence ATGACCGTCGCGCTCGCGATGGGCACCGCAGCATCCGCCCAGACCCTCCGGATCGGCCTCAACGAGGATCCGGACGTGCTTGATCCGCATCGCGCCCGGACATTCGTGGGGCGGATCGTCTTCACGTCGTTGTGCGACAAGCTCATCGACATCACGCCCGAGCTGAAGTTTGTCCCTCAGCTGGCAACAGAATGGACTTGGACGGATCCCAAGACCCTCACGTTCAAGCTGCGTCCGGGGGTCAAGTTCCATGATGGAGAGCCCTTGAACGCCGCCGCCGTGAAGGCGAACATCGACCGTGCCCGGACTCTGCCCGACAGCCTGCGCAAGAGTGAGCTCGGCTCGGTGGAAAGCGTCGAGGCCGTCGACGACATGACTGTGGCGCTCAAACTGTCCCGGCCCGATGCGACGCTCCTGTCGCAGCTCTCCGACCGCGCCGGCATGATGATGTCGCCCAAGGCCCTCGCATCTGCCGATTTCGGCCAGAAGCCCGTCTGCTCAGGTCCCTTCCGGTTCGTCGAGCGCGTGCAGAACGACCGCATCGTCCTGGAGCGCTTCAAGGATTACTGGGACGCCAAGGACTATAACTTCGAGAAGGTCGTCTTCCAGCCGATTCCGGATACGACCGTTCGCCTCGCCAATCTCAAGGCCGGCAATCTCGACATGCTGGAGCGCCTTGCGCCGAGCGACGTCGCGGCCGTGAAGCAGGATTCCTCCCTCACCTTCGCGCCGGTCAGCGGCATCGGCTACCAGGGCCTGACAATCAACACCAATAACGGCGAGCGCTCCAAGTCCCCGCTCGGACAGGACAAGCGGGTCCGCCAGGCTCTCGAATACGCCATCGACCGCGACGTCATCAACGAGGTCGTGGGCCAGGGCATCTTCCCGCCGGCGGGACAACCCTTCCCGGAAGCCAGCCCTTATAACGACAAGAAGTTCGCGGCCAAGAAGCGCGATGTCGAGAAGGCCAAGAAGCTCCTGAAGGAGGCAGGCGTCGACAAGGTGAAGTTCGACCTGACCTTCGGCACGAGCACGACGACGCAGCAGATCGCCGAGATCATCCAGGCCATGGCGGCCGAGGCCGGATTCGATATCTCTCTGCGTCCCACCGAGTTCGCGGCCATGCAGAAAGAGGCCCAGGCCGGGAACTTCGACGTCAACGTGATCGGTTGGTCCGGCCGTGTCGATCCCGACGGCAACATCCACCCCTTCGTGACCTGCAAGGGTGGTCTCAACGACGGCCGCTATTGCAATCCGGAAGTCGACAGGCTCCTCAACGAGGCGCGCGCCGTCACGGACGAGGCGAAGCGCAAGGAGCTGTACGATGCGGCGCAGACGATCCTCCAGGACGAACTGCCTATCATCTACAACTACTACCAGCCCTGGCCCTTCGTTCTGGCCAAGAAGGTGCAGGGCTTCCGCCCCTATCCGGACGGCATGATCCGGCTCAAGGGCGTGAAGTTCTCGTCCTAA